From a single Stigmatopora nigra isolate UIUO_SnigA chromosome 21, RoL_Snig_1.1, whole genome shotgun sequence genomic region:
- the LOC144214742 gene encoding serine/threonine-protein kinase Sgk1 isoform X2, with translation MAVTEAGCDLTYCKMRGIVAVLTAFIKERKMGLNDFIQKLVSTPHICQHVEVNNFLKIDENQNEDVENNLSEKRMFLNSQTSLAEDTQIKPCDFDYLKIIGRGSFGKVLLARHKESTKYYAVKVLQKKIILKKKEQKHIMAERSVLMKNIKHPFLVGLHYSFQTTDKLYFVLDYVNGGELFYHLQRERIFLEPRARFYTAEIASALGYLHSLHIVYRDLKPENILLDSQGHIVLTDFGLCKEGLEANGTTTTFCGTPEYLAPEVLQKQAYDRTVDWWCLGSVLYEMLYGLPPFYSRNTAEMYNNILHKVPVLKPNVSNAGRELLEGLLQKDRSQRLGVKDDFLELKYHSFFSPINWDDLMAKKITPPFIPSVSGPTDLRHFDPEFTHLPVSSSLCNDTFSVTSSIKEAAGAFPGFSYGPPAEYSFL, from the exons ATGGCTGTGACCGAAGCTGGATGTGATCTGACTTACTGCAAAATGCGAGGAATTGTGGCTGTTTTAACCG CTTTcatcaaagagagaaaaatgggGTTGAATGACTTCATCCAGAAACTGGTATCCACACCTCATATCTGCCAACA TGTGGAAGTCAACAATTTCCTGAAAATTGATGAAAATCAGAATGAAGACGTTGAAAACAACCTATCTGAAAAAAGG ATGTTCTTAAATTCACAAACTTCTCTAGCCGAGGACACACA AATCAAACCCTGCGATTTCGACTATCTCAAAATCATCGGCAGAGGCAGTTTTGGAAAAGTTCTACTGGCCCGACACAAGGAGTCCACCAAATATTATGCTGTCAAAGTactccagaaaaaaatcatcctcAAAAAGAAAGAG CAAAAGCATATCATGGCTGAACGCAGTGTACTCATGAAAAACATCAAACATCCCTTCCTGGTAGGACTACATTACTCCTTCCAAACTACTGACAAGCTGTACTTTGTCCTGGACTACGTCAACGGTGGCGAG TTGTTCTACCATCTTCAGAGAGAAAGAATCTTTCTAGAACCTCGTGCCAGATTTTATACTGCTGAAATAGCCAGTGCACTGGGTTATCTTCACTCCCTGCATATTGTGTACAG ggACCTGAAGCCTGAGAATATTCTGTTGGACTCCCAAGGACATATTGTGCTAACGGATTTTGGTCTCTGCAAAGAAGGACTTGAAGCTAATGGCACGACAACAACCTTCTGTGGGACGCCTGAG TATTTGGCTCCCGAGGTCCTCCAGAAGCAAGCGTACGACCGAACAGTGGACTGGTGGTGTTTGGGTTCCGTACTCTACGAAATGCTTTACGGACTC CCTCCTTTCTACAGCCGCAACACGGCGGAGATGTACAACAACATCTTGCACAAGGTTCCGGTGCTCAAACCCAACGTATCCAACGCGGGAAGGGAGCTGCTCGAGGGTCTCCTGCAGAAGGATCGCAGCCAGAGGCTGGGGGTGAAAGATGACTTT CTGGAACTGAAGTACCATTCGTTCTTCTCGCCAATTAACTGGGATGACCTGATGGCCAAGAAGATCACGCCACCTTTCATCCCCTCTGTG AGTGGTCCCACAGATTTACGCCATTTCGACCCAGAATTCACCCACCTCCCCGTGTCATCGTCCCTGTGCAACGACACATTCAGCGTGACCAGCAGTATAAAAGAAGCGGCTGGGGCATTCCCTGGATTTTCCTACGGGCCTCCcgctgaatattcatttttgtaa
- the LOC144214742 gene encoding serine/threonine-protein kinase Sgk1 isoform X1: MFLNSQTSLAEDTQIKPCDFDYLKIIGRGSFGKVLLARHKESTKYYAVKVLQKKIILKKKEQKHIMAERSVLMKNIKHPFLVGLHYSFQTTDKLYFVLDYVNGGELFYHLQRERIFLEPRARFYTAEIASALGYLHSLHIVYRDLKPENILLDSQGHIVLTDFGLCKEGLEANGTTTTFCGTPEYLAPEVLQKQAYDRTVDWWCLGSVLYEMLYGLPPFYSRNTAEMYNNILHKVPVLKPNVSNAGRELLEGLLQKDRSQRLGVKDDFLELKYHSFFSPINWDDLMAKKITPPFIPSVSGPTDLRHFDPEFTHLPVSSSLCNDTFSVTSSIKEAAGAFPGFSYGPPAEYSFL, translated from the exons ATGTTCTTAAATTCACAAACTTCTCTAGCCGAGGACACACA AATCAAACCCTGCGATTTCGACTATCTCAAAATCATCGGCAGAGGCAGTTTTGGAAAAGTTCTACTGGCCCGACACAAGGAGTCCACCAAATATTATGCTGTCAAAGTactccagaaaaaaatcatcctcAAAAAGAAAGAG CAAAAGCATATCATGGCTGAACGCAGTGTACTCATGAAAAACATCAAACATCCCTTCCTGGTAGGACTACATTACTCCTTCCAAACTACTGACAAGCTGTACTTTGTCCTGGACTACGTCAACGGTGGCGAG TTGTTCTACCATCTTCAGAGAGAAAGAATCTTTCTAGAACCTCGTGCCAGATTTTATACTGCTGAAATAGCCAGTGCACTGGGTTATCTTCACTCCCTGCATATTGTGTACAG ggACCTGAAGCCTGAGAATATTCTGTTGGACTCCCAAGGACATATTGTGCTAACGGATTTTGGTCTCTGCAAAGAAGGACTTGAAGCTAATGGCACGACAACAACCTTCTGTGGGACGCCTGAG TATTTGGCTCCCGAGGTCCTCCAGAAGCAAGCGTACGACCGAACAGTGGACTGGTGGTGTTTGGGTTCCGTACTCTACGAAATGCTTTACGGACTC CCTCCTTTCTACAGCCGCAACACGGCGGAGATGTACAACAACATCTTGCACAAGGTTCCGGTGCTCAAACCCAACGTATCCAACGCGGGAAGGGAGCTGCTCGAGGGTCTCCTGCAGAAGGATCGCAGCCAGAGGCTGGGGGTGAAAGATGACTTT CTGGAACTGAAGTACCATTCGTTCTTCTCGCCAATTAACTGGGATGACCTGATGGCCAAGAAGATCACGCCACCTTTCATCCCCTCTGTG AGTGGTCCCACAGATTTACGCCATTTCGACCCAGAATTCACCCACCTCCCCGTGTCATCGTCCCTGTGCAACGACACATTCAGCGTGACCAGCAGTATAAAAGAAGCGGCTGGGGCATTCCCTGGATTTTCCTACGGGCCTCCcgctgaatattcatttttgtaa